A genomic window from Archaeoglobus profundus DSM 5631 includes:
- a CDS encoding cation:proton antiporter — protein MSEDLITITLISLIAFLSPLLAERLNIPAVVVELVLGMFLGVSFLNAIKHSEWLSFLALLGLIFLMFLSGLEIDITAILREKRTLPLSVAFLILSLIVSFAITQALGLSLLYAILLANVAVGIVVSTLRELKIEKTKFGQMSIITAFITDVTTMFLLSIYFLSGFIQIIFAFLIIVAFFISYHLGRLVIWHFPEFVARWFVRDPMEIGVRGSLAIMTVFVGLSYILGVEAILGAFLAGLLLSTLFRGGKKLYDKLYGIGYGFLIPIFFIKTGAEFYFRIDLNMIKFALILLAVSYIVKVLPALILRFERALTFGVLQSTKLSLTVAGVTIGVSAGILSDFEATSLITFTIISCLISPTIFRLLYR, from the coding sequence ATGAGCGAGGATCTGATCACAATAACTCTAATTTCCCTAATTGCCTTTCTCTCGCCTCTCTTAGCCGAGAGGCTGAACATTCCTGCAGTGGTTGTAGAGCTTGTGTTAGGTATGTTTCTAGGTGTAAGCTTTCTAAACGCCATTAAACATTCTGAGTGGCTGTCGTTCCTAGCTCTCTTGGGTCTGATATTCTTAATGTTTCTATCAGGTCTTGAGATTGACATTACGGCAATATTAAGGGAGAAGCGTACTTTACCTCTTAGCGTAGCGTTTCTAATTCTATCTCTGATTGTATCGTTCGCAATCACACAGGCACTTGGATTGAGTTTACTCTACGCGATACTGCTGGCAAACGTTGCCGTCGGTATAGTAGTATCGACTTTGAGGGAGTTAAAGATAGAGAAGACGAAGTTCGGGCAGATGAGCATAATAACGGCTTTTATAACAGACGTAACGACTATGTTTCTGCTTTCCATCTACTTCCTTTCCGGATTCATCCAAATAATCTTCGCATTTCTGATAATAGTAGCATTCTTCATATCCTACCACTTGGGCAGATTGGTAATTTGGCACTTTCCCGAATTCGTGGCAAGGTGGTTCGTTAGGGATCCAATGGAGATAGGAGTAAGAGGCTCTCTCGCAATAATGACTGTATTCGTCGGTTTAAGCTATATCTTAGGTGTTGAGGCAATACTCGGTGCTTTCTTGGCTGGACTTCTTCTCTCAACCTTGTTCAGAGGTGGTAAAAAGCTATATGACAAGCTCTATGGAATAGGCTACGGCTTTCTAATCCCCATTTTCTTCATCAAAACTGGTGCCGAATTCTACTTCAGAATAGATTTAAACATGATCAAGTTTGCGTTAATCCTGCTTGCAGTATCTTACATCGTTAAAGTCTTGCCAGCACTTATTTTGAGGTTTGAAAGAGCTCTTACCTTTGGAGTTCTACAATCAACAAAACTAAGCTTAACAGTGGCGGGGGTAACAATAGGAGTTTCAGCTGGCATTCTTTCGGACTTCGAAGCAACTTCCCTCATAACTTTCACGATAATTTCGTGCCTGATATCTCCGACAATCTTCAGACTTCTTTACAGATAA
- a CDS encoding Lrp/AsnC family transcriptional regulator: MKVLELDEKDRLIIKILQENPKISQTEVAKLVGLSQPSVGGRIKKLKELGIIDHTYGVNLKNSRMYILKVDVKCKNPDEILDTLRDCPFFLNGFVVAGNRNLILMFVGEDLPTLEAIVDKHVRPNPDVYDVDVGIIVRTEKSTIIPLNVGFKRDKVAPCKSYCSECDYWGKICLGCPITGHYRGRVLR; encoded by the coding sequence ATGAAGGTTTTAGAGCTTGACGAGAAGGATAGATTGATTATAAAAATACTTCAGGAAAATCCTAAGATCTCTCAAACTGAGGTAGCCAAACTTGTCGGTCTTTCCCAGCCCTCTGTGGGAGGCAGGATAAAGAAGCTGAAAGAGCTTGGAATAATAGATCACACTTATGGAGTGAATTTAAAGAACTCGCGCATGTACATACTGAAAGTAGATGTGAAGTGCAAAAATCCCGATGAGATTCTCGACACCCTAAGAGACTGCCCTTTCTTTCTCAATGGATTTGTAGTTGCTGGAAACAGAAACCTGATACTGATGTTTGTCGGTGAAGATCTTCCAACGCTTGAGGCGATAGTAGATAAGCATGTGAGGCCGAATCCGGACGTTTACGATGTCGATGTAGGAATAATAGTCAGGACTGAAAAGAGTACAATAATTCCGCTTAACGTAGGCTTTAAAAGAGATAAAGTCGCACCGTGCAAATCCTATTGTAGTGAATGCGACTATTGGGGTAAGATTTGCTTGGGATGCCCAATAACTGGTCATTACAGAGGTAGGGTTTTGAGATAA
- a CDS encoding pantoate kinase: protein MFVSASVTCFFAPVIDDPKNSGSIGVGFTIDRGVEVRLAEKTTFNGKKIRLPTLEYVLSKLGYEGGAEIKSDLPLGCGFGLSGATALASALEVNEKLGLNLSLFQIADLAHEAEVLNRTGLGDVTTQCHGGFVVRKNASAPSICSVDRFLWDVEMDFLVMGELKTSEILEGNLKEVYKIGVECLKKFLKRPSISYLFEVSKEFTLRCGFADDDILDAIEAVESCGGLASMIMLGKGVFALNGDVLRELKGFYTKSRVVWYGIKKSL, encoded by the coding sequence ATGTTCGTCTCAGCGAGTGTAACGTGCTTTTTCGCACCAGTGATAGATGATCCTAAGAACTCTGGATCTATAGGAGTCGGATTTACAATAGATAGAGGTGTTGAGGTAAGACTAGCTGAAAAAACAACATTTAACGGTAAGAAAATAAGGTTACCAACTCTCGAATACGTTTTGAGCAAGCTTGGATATGAGGGAGGAGCTGAAATAAAATCTGATCTTCCTTTAGGATGTGGATTTGGCTTGAGTGGTGCAACAGCTTTAGCAAGTGCACTTGAAGTTAACGAAAAGCTCGGTTTGAATCTATCCTTGTTTCAAATTGCTGATCTGGCACATGAAGCTGAGGTTTTAAATAGAACGGGACTGGGCGATGTGACAACGCAGTGTCACGGTGGATTCGTTGTAAGGAAGAATGCTAGCGCCCCTTCTATATGCAGTGTTGACAGATTCCTCTGGGATGTGGAAATGGATTTTCTCGTTATGGGTGAGCTTAAAACGAGTGAAATACTTGAAGGAAACTTGAAGGAGGTTTACAAGATTGGCGTTGAATGTTTAAAGAAGTTCTTGAAAAGACCTTCGATAAGTTACCTGTTTGAAGTTTCCAAGGAATTTACGCTAAGGTGCGGCTTTGCGGATGACGATATACTGGATGCAATTGAGGCAGTTGAAAGCTGTGGAGGACTGGCAAGCATGATAATGTTGGGCAAAGGCGTCTTTGCCCTCAATGGGGATGTCTTAAGAGAGTTGAAAGGATTCTATACCAAGTCAAGAGTTGTATGGTACGGAATAAAGAAAAGCTTATAA
- a CDS encoding RNA-guided endonuclease InsQ/TnpB family protein, with protein MKRVNKFRLRPTKEQEKVLFSLCEMSAVLWNKLNYVRRQLFFEGKFDWKEGVEELYDEFKPILGSATAQQIIRKNNEAWRSFFSLLRLKNQRKLPSHIRKVSPPRYWKDRLLNKRKLMTVIRNDCYRIEEVEGKKYLVLPKGLRIRITGEIKWRGKQGRLEIFYDDLTGRWYAHQSVEVDQPRRTISPEKRAFIDLGVINIITAWIEGEKQPIAFSGKSLLADWWYWTHKIAHYQSIAKKVNGMDTTRRIRKYYRKRQLRFRHAVNTIIYRFVKLCYERGVTEIIVGDVKGIRQNNDKNTKANAIIHNFWSFRYIIDRLITTAENFGIKVKFVREDYTSSVCPRCGSTNAYKHKRLFKCLNCGLEAHRDVVGVLNIARVSLNGRDGFNGVLAHPVLLRVSPVEAQTSPQGILAL; from the coding sequence ATGAAAAGAGTGAATAAGTTCAGGCTAAGACCAACCAAGGAGCAGGAGAAGGTTTTGTTTAGCTTGTGCGAGATGTCAGCAGTTTTATGGAATAAGCTAAACTACGTTAGACGACAGTTGTTCTTTGAAGGAAAATTCGATTGGAAAGAAGGAGTTGAGGAACTATATGATGAGTTCAAGCCGATTTTAGGTTCAGCTACCGCTCAGCAAATTATAAGGAAGAACAACGAAGCTTGGAGAAGTTTCTTCTCCTTGTTAAGGCTTAAGAATCAAAGAAAACTACCATCACACATTCGTAAGGTTTCTCCTCCTCGCTACTGGAAGGACAGGTTATTGAATAAGAGGAAATTGATGACTGTCATTAGAAACGATTGTTATAGGATAGAAGAGGTGGAAGGAAAGAAGTATTTGGTTCTGCCTAAGGGTTTGAGGATTAGAATAACTGGAGAAATAAAGTGGAGAGGGAAACAAGGGAGATTAGAAATCTTTTACGACGACTTAACGGGGAGATGGTACGCACATCAGTCTGTAGAAGTTGATCAACCGAGGCGTACCATCTCCCCTGAGAAGAGAGCTTTCATAGACTTAGGAGTGATAAACATCATAACAGCTTGGATTGAAGGTGAAAAGCAACCAATAGCGTTTAGCGGTAAGTCCTTGTTGGCAGATTGGTGGTATTGGACTCACAAAATCGCTCACTACCAATCGATAGCTAAGAAAGTTAACGGAATGGATACGACGAGGAGAATCAGAAAATACTACCGAAAGAGACAGCTAAGGTTTAGACATGCTGTTAACACCATAATCTACAGATTCGTTAAACTCTGCTACGAGAGGGGAGTAACAGAAATCATAGTCGGAGACGTTAAGGGAATAAGACAAAACAACGACAAGAATACTAAAGCCAACGCAATTATTCACAACTTCTGGAGCTTCAGATACATTATCGATAGATTAATCACGACAGCAGAAAACTTCGGAATTAAAGTTAAATTCGTTAGGGAGGACTATACGTCATCGGTCTGTCCGAGATGCGGTTCAACTAATGCGTATAAGCATAAAAGATTGTTCAAGTGTCTAAACTGTGGTTTAGAAGCTCATAGAGATGTTGTTGGTGTGCTAAATATAGCCCGTGTCTCCCTCAATGGGAGAGACGGGTTTAACGGGGTGCTGGCACACCCCGTGCTTCTACGGGTCTCTCCCGTAGAAGCTCAAACCTCCCCGCAGGGAATCCTCGCACTTTAG
- a CDS encoding Mrp/NBP35 family ATP-binding protein, translating to MQEYEEVKEKMKFNHEEVKKKFMEGIDQLAKRMKKVKTKLAVMSGKGGVGKSTVAGLLAVHYGKKGYKTGIMDCDFWGSSIPKIFGVENKRPVVREDGIEPVHTDKWGIAVMSIQFFLPSPESPLAWRGPLVSGVIRDMLAKTEWGELDYLIFDLPPGTGDVPLTVLQEVRPNGVILVATPQELTATIVEKSLKLAQELNTAIVGLVENMSYYECPQCGHKEYLFGKGRAAEMASKYRIDFFLELPIDPALTRLCDSGKIELYEIDPFEFFLI from the coding sequence ATGCAGGAGTACGAGGAAGTTAAGGAGAAGATGAAATTCAATCATGAGGAAGTCAAAAAGAAGTTCATGGAAGGTATCGATCAACTGGCTAAGAGGATGAAAAAAGTCAAAACCAAGCTGGCTGTAATGAGCGGCAAGGGTGGGGTTGGAAAAAGTACCGTAGCTGGTCTCTTAGCAGTTCACTATGGGAAAAAAGGATACAAGACGGGAATCATGGACTGCGACTTCTGGGGTTCGAGTATTCCGAAGATATTCGGAGTTGAGAACAAACGTCCAGTTGTTAGAGAGGATGGAATTGAACCAGTTCATACGGACAAGTGGGGAATCGCTGTAATGTCGATTCAGTTCTTCTTACCATCGCCTGAAAGCCCGTTAGCTTGGAGAGGCCCGTTGGTGAGTGGAGTAATAAGAGACATGCTTGCAAAAACGGAGTGGGGCGAGTTGGACTACTTAATATTTGATCTACCCCCTGGAACGGGTGATGTACCTTTAACAGTTCTGCAAGAAGTTAGACCGAATGGAGTTATTCTGGTCGCCACTCCTCAGGAGCTCACAGCTACGATAGTTGAAAAGTCTCTCAAGTTGGCTCAAGAGTTGAACACTGCAATAGTGGGGTTGGTTGAAAACATGAGCTACTATGAATGCCCGCAGTGTGGGCACAAGGAGTATTTGTTCGGCAAGGGTAGGGCTGCAGAGATGGCGAGCAAGTATCGCATAGACTTCTTCTTGGAACTGCCAATAGACCCAGCTTTGACGAGGTTGTGTGACAGTGGAAAGATCGAGCTATACGAGATCGATCCATTCGAATTTTTCCTTATCTAA
- a CDS encoding HIT family protein yields the protein MCIFCKIAKKEEKAYVVYESDNVIAFLDINPLSKGHTLVIPKEHYENLLEVPSDLAKDLHEAIKAVCEKLKVFNPAGFNIVSNIGKQAGQVIMHAHIHVIPRYEDEETRPITFGKPVKVDLEEVYRELC from the coding sequence ATGTGCATATTTTGCAAGATTGCGAAGAAGGAAGAAAAGGCGTACGTAGTGTACGAAAGCGATAATGTTATTGCCTTTCTGGACATAAACCCCCTCAGCAAGGGTCACACGCTGGTAATTCCAAAAGAGCACTATGAGAACCTTTTGGAGGTTCCTTCCGATTTAGCGAAAGATTTGCACGAAGCTATTAAGGCTGTTTGCGAGAAGCTGAAGGTGTTTAATCCAGCTGGGTTCAACATCGTTAGTAACATCGGAAAGCAGGCTGGGCAAGTCATAATGCACGCTCATATTCACGTAATTCCAAGGTATGAGGATGAAGAAACGAGGCCTATAACGTTTGGGAAGCCGGTTAAAGTAGATCTTGAAGAAGTTTACAGGGAGCTATGCTGA
- a CDS encoding ATP-binding protein: MQIAVVSGKGGTGKTTVTSVFATLCKGVIADCDVDAPNLHILLKPRILEEIPFKGMKKARIIQDKCERCGLCMDLCRFDAIYVENDSYKVDIVRCEGCAFCFRACPNKAIEMVSEERGKIFVSETEYGPFVHALLEPGEENSGLLVHEVKAKAEKVAEEKGLDLILVDGAPGIGCPVIASLSKVDKAVVVTEPTLSGLNDMERVLKLIRHFRIEPYIIINKFNLNLDVSNKIERFCKSEKIPIVAKVPFYEDIPKAIANLQIPIKDEIVEAWENIWR, translated from the coding sequence ACTGGAAAAACTACGGTCACATCGGTGTTTGCAACCCTTTGCAAGGGAGTTATAGCCGATTGTGATGTCGATGCTCCAAACTTGCACATTCTTCTAAAGCCGAGGATTTTGGAGGAAATTCCGTTTAAAGGTATGAAGAAGGCTAGGATAATTCAAGATAAGTGTGAAAGATGTGGGTTATGCATGGATCTATGCAGGTTTGACGCAATTTACGTCGAGAACGATTCCTACAAGGTTGACATTGTGAGGTGCGAAGGCTGTGCTTTCTGCTTCAGAGCTTGTCCGAACAAAGCGATTGAAATGGTCTCTGAAGAGAGGGGTAAGATCTTTGTGTCCGAAACTGAGTACGGACCTTTTGTTCACGCTTTGCTTGAGCCCGGTGAAGAGAACAGCGGTTTGCTTGTGCACGAGGTGAAAGCTAAGGCAGAGAAGGTTGCTGAAGAGAAAGGCTTAGACTTGATTTTGGTTGATGGGGCACCGGGAATAGGCTGTCCGGTAATTGCGAGCTTATCGAAGGTTGATAAAGCGGTTGTAGTTACGGAACCTACTCTTTCGGGCTTAAACGATATGGAGAGAGTTTTAAAGCTAATAAGACACTTCAGAATAGAGCCCTACATTATCATAAACAAATTCAACTTGAACTTGGATGTCAGCAATAAAATTGAGAGATTCTGCAAGTCTGAGAAAATTCCTATAGTTGCAAAAGTTCCTTTCTACGAGGATATACCGAAGGCAATTGCAAATCTACAAATACCGATTAAGGATGAAATCGTGGAAGCTTGGGAGAACATATGGAGGTGA
- the coaBC gene encoding bifunctional phosphopantothenoylcysteine decarboxylase/phosphopantothenate--cysteine ligase CoaBC yields the protein MLKTIVLGITGSVSAVNSFNIARELKRRGFKVVAVLSDDAKKFVTPELMKFACDEVLEEFDESYHVRFLGYGGEADLLLIAPATANTISKIAHGIADTNVTLVALTALGSGKPVLVAPAMHLAMYEAIKDNLEILRSKGVEEIKPKFEGLKAKLAEVERIVLHVERALSSDEFKGKRVVVTSGPTFEFIDPIRFISNKSSGRMGNELALEFWRRKAEVVLISSKPIEIDPPNFKVVKVVSVKDMLDAVLKEIENCDLFVCASAPSDFVVDRVDSKIKTTEELVLKLKQAPKIIKEVRKVYDGPIIGFKAETGLSDEELIEVAKRKMEEDKLEMVVANDVKERGMGTVDTRVVIVTPKRVEWVKGLKRDVAKRIVNAYVEDYL from the coding sequence ATGCTGAAGACGATAGTTTTGGGAATTACTGGAAGCGTTTCAGCAGTAAATTCCTTTAACATTGCGAGAGAGTTAAAGAGGAGAGGATTTAAGGTTGTAGCAGTTTTAAGCGATGATGCTAAGAAATTCGTTACGCCAGAGCTGATGAAGTTTGCATGCGATGAAGTTTTGGAGGAATTTGACGAATCTTACCACGTCAGATTTTTGGGGTATGGAGGTGAAGCGGATTTACTTCTAATTGCTCCAGCTACGGCCAACACTATATCGAAGATAGCTCACGGCATCGCAGATACAAACGTTACACTAGTGGCTTTAACAGCTTTGGGAAGTGGAAAACCCGTTCTGGTTGCTCCGGCGATGCATTTGGCAATGTATGAAGCTATTAAGGACAACTTGGAGATTTTGAGAAGTAAGGGCGTTGAGGAGATAAAGCCGAAGTTTGAGGGGTTAAAGGCCAAGCTCGCTGAGGTTGAAAGGATAGTTCTCCATGTTGAGAGGGCTTTGAGCAGTGACGAGTTTAAAGGTAAGAGAGTTGTCGTTACATCAGGTCCGACTTTCGAGTTTATAGACCCTATCAGGTTCATCAGCAACAAAAGTTCTGGTAGGATGGGCAACGAATTGGCTTTAGAATTCTGGAGAAGGAAGGCTGAAGTAGTTCTGATTTCGTCAAAGCCCATAGAGATTGACCCTCCGAATTTCAAAGTGGTTAAGGTTGTCTCAGTTAAGGACATGCTCGATGCCGTTCTAAAGGAAATTGAAAACTGCGATCTATTCGTATGTGCCTCGGCCCCTTCAGATTTTGTAGTCGATAGAGTCGACTCGAAAATAAAAACAACTGAAGAACTCGTTTTAAAGCTGAAGCAGGCTCCGAAGATAATTAAGGAGGTAAGAAAGGTTTACGACGGGCCTATCATAGGATTCAAGGCTGAAACGGGCTTGAGCGATGAAGAACTAATTGAAGTGGCTAAGAGAAAGATGGAGGAAGATAAACTGGAGATGGTCGTTGCAAACGATGTTAAGGAAAGGGGAATGGGAACTGTGGATACGAGAGTTGTTATAGTTACGCCCAAGAGGGTCGAATGGGTCAAAGGATTGAAGAGAGATGTTGCCAAGAGGATCGTGAACGCTTACGTTGAAGATTATCTGTAA
- a CDS encoding eight-cysteine-cluster domain-containing protein: MEIQYGELCRCICRSEVTIFNVPENAAVVFVNKDGDYFILSPHVEFCGWSTYGRCNSDEDCIVAGCSGQVCQSKFEELTVTICEWLDCYGAEKFNVSCRCVDGRCQWTSTSIE, from the coding sequence TTGGAGATACAATACGGAGAGCTTTGTAGATGTATATGCAGGAGTGAGGTAACGATTTTCAATGTCCCAGAAAATGCAGCAGTAGTATTTGTGAATAAGGATGGTGATTACTTCATTCTATCACCCCATGTAGAATTTTGCGGCTGGTCGACTTATGGTAGATGCAATAGCGATGAAGATTGCATAGTAGCAGGATGCTCCGGACAAGTTTGCCAGTCAAAGTTCGAAGAATTGACTGTTACGATATGCGAATGGCTTGACTGCTACGGTGCGGAGAAGTTCAATGTTTCATGCAGATGCGTTGATGGAAGGTGTCAATGGACTTCGACAAGCATCGAATAA
- a CDS encoding TrkA C-terminal domain-containing protein has translation MYIVVGDKEIARKIARIYSNCVFVGKDTDDLKDINVIEGDPLEIIPKLDLSSAKVVLASDESTNSKIAEFLKSKGVDVVEVNVERVCDLYRKLRIDRASNGTGVRRKYLETVVGKSLSGVPLRRMDMGDECAVVSVFRGGKLLRPHPELILKEGDTLGILCGEEIRQARNPFDNILRILRGYRDEDIITESRMLSERFESNIITLKLVSGNAGIVKDLTKLDEADLVVTSAIKKKDNLIEELSKVHPTVVARGKREYKKILAVVNSSDPFKIISLSKVFARAFDYVKLLLLEKEQLVYASKVIETSVDVSVTEGNPFVEFVREFKRRYDLLIISLKNDVGNIDEDIIWKVIVDMDTSVLLV, from the coding sequence GTGTACATCGTAGTTGGCGACAAAGAAATTGCAAGGAAAATTGCGAGGATATATAGCAACTGTGTGTTTGTTGGTAAGGATACCGATGATTTGAAAGATATCAATGTAATTGAAGGAGATCCACTCGAGATCATTCCTAAGCTCGATCTAAGCTCTGCTAAGGTTGTACTCGCTTCAGACGAATCAACCAATTCGAAGATTGCAGAGTTTCTGAAATCAAAAGGAGTCGATGTCGTAGAAGTGAATGTTGAAAGGGTTTGCGATCTTTACAGAAAGCTGAGAATTGATAGGGCAAGCAATGGGACTGGAGTGAGGAGAAAGTACTTGGAGACTGTTGTTGGGAAGTCTTTGAGCGGCGTTCCCTTAAGAAGGATGGACATGGGTGACGAATGTGCTGTAGTATCGGTTTTCAGAGGAGGAAAACTGCTTAGACCTCATCCCGAACTTATCTTGAAAGAAGGGGATACACTCGGAATTCTTTGCGGTGAAGAGATCAGACAAGCAAGAAACCCCTTTGACAATATTTTGAGGATCCTTAGAGGATACAGAGATGAGGATATAATTACAGAGTCGCGAATGCTTTCCGAGAGGTTTGAATCCAATATAATCACTCTAAAGCTAGTTTCGGGAAATGCTGGTATCGTGAAAGATCTTACAAAGCTTGATGAAGCCGACTTAGTGGTGACTTCAGCCATCAAAAAGAAAGATAACTTAATAGAAGAGCTTTCAAAGGTTCACCCAACTGTTGTTGCTAGGGGGAAGAGAGAGTACAAGAAGATACTTGCAGTTGTAAACTCGAGCGACCCCTTTAAGATTATCTCCCTTTCAAAGGTGTTTGCAAGGGCTTTCGATTATGTAAAGCTCCTACTTCTTGAAAAGGAGCAGTTGGTGTACGCTTCGAAAGTAATTGAGACTTCAGTTGATGTCAGCGTTACCGAAGGAAATCCCTTCGTTGAGTTTGTCAGAGAATTTAAGAGGAGATACGATCTTCTGATAATCTCGCTTAAGAACGATGTCGGAAACATAGATGAAGATATTATCTGGAAGGTAATTGTCGATATGGATACATCGGTGCTTCTGGTATGA
- the pgsA gene encoding archaetidylinositol phosphate synthase: MLSAIKGRTTELLKPITNILAKIGIKPNHLTILGLLLGFLCAYEIYLGNYTVSVILLILSSLMDALDGALARDKGMITEFGGFLDSVLDRYVDIAIFFALGFQVGWVLAVFALSGALMVSYTRARAEKIIPKCDVGIAERGERLILIMIGLAFPSILESIVLIVGILSHLTALHRIIYTYKECKRKT; encoded by the coding sequence ATGCTGAGTGCTATTAAAGGCAGAACAACCGAGCTTCTGAAACCTATTACAAACATATTAGCCAAAATCGGTATTAAGCCAAACCATTTGACAATTTTAGGGTTGCTTCTAGGCTTTCTCTGTGCCTACGAGATTTACTTGGGAAATTACACAGTTTCCGTAATTCTCCTAATTCTTAGCTCTCTTATGGATGCTCTAGATGGAGCCTTGGCCAGAGATAAGGGGATGATTACAGAGTTTGGAGGATTTCTTGATTCCGTCTTGGACAGGTATGTTGATATAGCTATATTCTTCGCTTTGGGATTTCAAGTCGGTTGGGTTTTAGCGGTCTTTGCTCTAAGTGGCGCTTTGATGGTGAGCTACACAAGAGCTAGGGCTGAGAAGATAATACCAAAATGTGATGTCGGGATTGCAGAAAGGGGAGAGAGGCTGATTTTAATTATGATTGGTTTGGCCTTTCCAAGCATTCTCGAATCGATAGTCCTCATAGTAGGTATTCTCTCACACTTAACAGCTTTGCACAGGATTATCTATACGTACAAGGAATGCAAAAGAAAAACTTGA